Part of the Zea mays cultivar B73 chromosome 4, Zm-B73-REFERENCE-NAM-5.0, whole genome shotgun sequence genome is shown below.
TAGCCATCCTTTACATTTGAGTATCTGGTATGTGGCCAAAGGAACGTGTACTGAATATGGGATTCAGGTTGAAATAAAGCGTATATTTTCTGTTTGATGGTGAATGTAAATGAAGATAAATATGACATTTGCTCTTAGCCTTTCTGTCATTCTTTTTTTAACGTGATCATGAGAATGTGAGTGAATGATGGCAGCATGACCTGCAAGTCATCATAACAAGAAAAAATATTTATAATGTTTCAATTGGAGCTACACACAAGAGCGTTTCAAATAACCTCGCTTGGTCTGTATCTACATGCATATGTGCTAATGAATATATAATATATACTGTTTCTAAAGTGAtacaatatgacaaattaagatcaCACTTTTTTATGCATTATGTCATATGTGAATTACTAAACCTTTAATTTTTCTTGAATCTCAAATTTATCAACACTTGGCTTACCGCAGCTGGCGACACGGGTAAGTGCTGCTGTTGAGTTCAATTCTTTTGTTCTTTCTATCGGCTATTTCAAGAGACTGACATTCCATAGAAGAGGGCAATGGAGGACGACACAATTCTTTTTTGTTCTTTGCAGCTGGCGACACGGGTAACTGCTGGCCAAAGTCATGCTGCTTGTGTTGTGGATCGAAAAGAAAATGTTCCAAAGCTAAGAAAAAACAAGAACACCAAAAGAAAGTGAAATGCAGGAATGCGTCCAAGCAAGTGCATGCTCTCGAAGTAGCTGGTGAGTTTGGTTCTGTTGCTCTTTTCTTTTTTATGTTCTCCAAAGTAATTATGGAGCCCGATCTGCATATCTTAAAATAAATAGGAAGAGAAACTGCACCTCCTGTGCCTCGAGAAAAGTTTGAGAAGAGATTTGGGCAGTCAGATGCATTTTTGGCTTCAACATTGCAAGATAATGGTGAAGGTTGTCGCTTCGACATGCTCAAAAGCCTTGATGATTGCATCCATGTGCTAAGTTGTGGGTACGAGAATAAGACACAATGGGGGAAAGAGGTAACTTTGCCCCATCCTGTCTTTGTTTTTCCTTCTCCCATGTAGTTTCCAGATCAGGCTCTTCAAACTGTGTTTGTGCCCTTGAAATAGAATGAAACTGCAACCTAGCATCCAAGAATACTTTTAGCTAACTCGATGAAAATATCTAGGTTGGTTGGATTTATGGATCTGTCACTGAGGATATCCTCACGGGCTTCAAGATGCACTGCCATGGTTGGCGATCTGTGTACTGCATGCCCAAGAGACCAGCATTCAAGGGATCTGCACCTATCAATCTCACTAATCGTCTCCATCAAGTTCTAAGATGGGCACTTGGCTCTGTGGAGATCTTCCTTAGCAAGCACTGCCCAATATGTTGATTCTCTATTTCCTGATGACATGTCTCTTAAACCTATATATCATGAAATAGAAGGCACAAAACAAATTATAGGAGCGCTCTCGCTTATTATTTACTCCCTTACCCAGATTCCACTTGTTAAATACGTGTTCATTGTCTTGAGGGCAAACAATGATGGCCAAGGTATGTCTTGCATTCTTGCTTCTTTGAAATTTCTGCTTTCAGTTACAAAAGAATGTGATTCTTTTTTGTACTTTGTTCTGACTCAGGTTTTTTTTGCATATAGTAACCTCTTCCTAAAATGTGATTTAGTTGTACTTGCTGGGAAGTTTATTATACATGT
Proteins encoded:
- the LOC103654955 gene encoding uncharacterized protein, producing MASTDARLAGIASSIRVIPDVPKPDPLGVQGRKILGQGKYGCRECIKWAQRQNEYRATRLVLSSLDPPSSRVAVFGFCRLFGGDDKGRNGSCAKAKGCATDLVRTSCSRALVESKLLSGTTLIVDRYSYSGVAFSAAKGLDIEWCKAPENGLIAPDLVIYLDVQPEKAAERGGYGGERYEKIEFQKKVAEHYHSLQEGNGGRHNSFLFFAAGDTGNCWPKSCCLCCGSKRKCSKAKKKQEHQKKVKCRNASKQVHALEVAGRETAPPVPREKFEKRFGQSDAFLASTLQDNGEGCRFDMLKSLDDCIHVLSCGYENKTQWGKEVGWIYGSVTEDILTGFKMHCHGWRSVYCMPKRPAFKGSAPINLTNRLHQVLRWALGSVEIFLSKHCPIC